Within Lytechinus pictus isolate F3 Inbred chromosome 19, Lp3.0, whole genome shotgun sequence, the genomic segment cccctgccccccgtaggtacgctagtgcccagACTCTTACATCTGAAAAGTGCGTGTTACATATTACAGTCTGAATTATTGGCAGTGAGCTTCGAACAATAATATTCGAATTTAATAAGACTACGAGAGGCAGTgacaaaacaatgattttttttttatcttaaagagcaaaacaaaataatgatgttttattttcatcatttcccCCAAACTTATCTCTCTTCGCATTCCAtcccacctctctctctctaactctctctccctctatctctctcattctctcatctttatttattttacacttACTCCCTATAAAGTTAAGAAACTTTCGAAAGGAAAAGGCGCTatatcaaatgacctttgaagtGGATGGATTGGAAACTTATTACTTGCGAAATTTAATTCTATTGTACAATATTCCTTCTAtataatataaatgtatttatataaatTTACATCTTTTTTTATCTACATAAGTACTTTCCAAGACATGGAAGAGTGAAATCGTGTTGAAGAAAGATTGAACATCAAATCTTTTTGAGAAAACCGAATTCTGAACGAGTTCATTCACTCGAAAACCGACAACCAGTGATTCTAACGTCACTCTCAAGGTAGTGAATTGGGAGTTTTATGTTTTACTCTTTCTTGTGCAGACATCAAGGCAGTGTTCACACGATTTCTCAAGTTCCAAAGGAGTAATATTATATCACATGAGATTTGGCGCTATGTCGGGATGATCCTTGATTTCTATTGGCTAGTAGATGGTTGTCATGGGGGTGGGCGTAGTTGAGTTCCCTGATATCACTTCTTCCGGTACGTACAATACCCCTGGATATGataaagaagagaaaatgaaataagagggcCAAAGAGAGacttatatacagtgcgtcccagaaaaaaggaaaccgggattccCAAGTCCTTTTCTTAAAAGGAAACGGACgatgttatttcatttacatcatcatgaaattcaattatttctctttattttgatacctaatatgtgacgaacacttcacgcattaatgatCAAGatgagtttgaaattttaatgtcaaaatcaggttgcgcagaaaagGTGAACAAGATTGGTTTCTGGTCAAcgattagcatttcttttgtactcTTTGTTATGTTTCTCTCattgatccctgaaatgagaatGGATTCAGATTTACAAGTGAGTTTCTGCGTAAATCACTTCTGAcatgcctcaatatttattgctTTTAATCTGCCATGCACGAATGTTTGGCTAAGATATTGGTCTCATATTAAAAATAAGATTCCACTCTtaccataaaaatcaaatttattgtaaaaacatatttaataattgtgaaatctgtcTCTGATaatgggtttccttttttgtgagacgcactgtatagcctTCCTTAGTGCAGTGATGCAGTGGAGAAAAGGGAGCAATAAAGAAATTTTGATCATCTTGCATTAGTCATCCCAATAAGGTGTGGgtcatattgaaattgaaaaataaaaattaaaaaattaaaaacaaaaattaaaaatcaaattgggCAAATTTCCAAAATATATACTGCAGGTGTTATGACGTTTGCTGTATCCTTCAAATTGATTGCTATATACTCTTCTCCAGTTAACCAGAAATTTGAGGTTCAGAATCAATGTTGGCCCCTTTCCCTTTCGCATTTCATATTTTAGTCTGGAATTTCGCTTCCGCAATGCACGACGCATTCAAGCACATAGAAAATACATTGTCAGACGCCCTTCAAGACATtaaacaaccaagaagtctttttCGAATTTAATTATGTGAAtcgaaacagcagtttcgtaCTGGACTCTGGccggacaaacgacatatttgcaatatttcgtcagctccgaaactcaAGACGAAACTGCCGTTCCGGtttaccaattttcgacaaagatcCCCCAGCTGTTCTTTGTTATTTTACGGACATTTCCagtacatttactgtgttcttgaatttgTCCCCGTTGCTTGCAGCAGTTGCGAAAACTGTCTATTGAGTGGAATAGTTCGGCAAAACTTACCTGCAATGCAAGCTGTCATGAAGCAAGCAGCCGTCCCCGCTATCAGCGCTCTGATCACGACCGCTGCTAGGTCAGGTTTCCTGCTCGGTGCGAGGGGTGCTAACCCGCCCAGCTGGACCCCTATCGAGGAGATGTTGGCGAAGCCGCAGAGGGCGTATGTCGCGATGACTTCGGATcgttcctgaaaaaaaaagaattaaagagaaaaaaaaattctagttGATATACGGAATAATTTACTTAAGGGACGTACCCACCTCCAAAATAAACACACAACACCAAAATACACATTATATATAAGTAAGATAGATGAATTCACAGATCTATGTATTTTCTGAAGTAAGAATGAGGGGAGGACGAGCAGCCAAGAAACCAACAAATAAAGGAATCGTTTCGGGGTTAATGAGCCAAAAATCTTGAGGGGCGTATTGAgcaaaagttataaaaaaaagtgtcgAGCGAGcaagaatatcattttttattattacaaaaatcccaTTTGTGGTAGATTTTGAcctaatattcagaaaataatattatatttcacccttctctcttgtGAAAGCTATGACTTTTTCTAAAGTAAGAATGGGGAGAGAACGAGCAGCTAAGaaacaaagaataaaggaaaagcAATGACTCTTCATCTCTAACTTTCACATATCTTTAACTTATATCTAGTCCATAGAGATTCTACCAATATCAATTCGTGTAATGATTAGCAATTCAAACTCTACATTTATTCTGAAATAATTAAGATTAGACGTTTAAGAATAGATTCTCTTCTAAAATGATCAACGCTAGAcgttatctttaaaataaatcttctaTTCAAATCCTATGATTCTTATTAGAGTGTTCATGAGAACACAATTTagatgttttaaaaaatgttcttaCCGATAGCGTTGGTCCAGCCCCCGTCTCTCTGTTGTCAATAAATGTAGCGAGTTTGTCGTAAGCAACGAACTCGTTGACGAATGTCTTGATACCGATAAGTTCAGCGACGAGACGGCAGTCGGCCCACTCGACACCCATGATAAACGCTACTGGCATGAACACATAAGAGCATATAACCTGATAGAAAGAGGAGAAGATTAAGAAGATATAGTGTTAATttcttatattgtatatttctataAAGTTAGAGGCGAATAAGAATTTACATTTTAAAAGGTTGTTTAGAACTCGATTcttattgatataaaaatatcCAGACCTCTCGATCTTTACTTTCCACCATGCATGCCATGTTTTTTGTAATAATGTCCTGAAAACTCTATGGCAGCAGCCCTGACTCCAATCTATTGGGATTAGCGAGCAGAGGATTGAATAATGATACTTACCTTGAAAGGTGAGTTGGGAGTATCCCACAAAATAAATacttatgggcaattccatcaaatatgtacgtccgaccccctatatacGGGACCTTCattaaattttctgtctctgatttcttgttcttttgacagtctgtaatgttctcaaaggaccatgacttgtttagtttatgaagtgaagtaagacttgagaaaaatgggggtcggatgtacaataaggttgatcattttatggaattgcccttataCAACATCACAGAGAAGGAGGCAGTTGTCCCTGACTCCAATTTTTTTAGATGAATCATCAAGGTAAGAGTTGGGCAAAGTGGACAAAGGCTGATCCAATACTTACTTCGAAGGTAAGTTGAGGATATCCGACCAATCCACCAAAATAACTGAGAAGGGCGTTGACCAAAGCAAGAAGAGAAATGAAAGCTACCAGGTTTGCTGCGATGTTGAGTACTAGAGGTATAGCGGTTGATGCTCCGGATGCAGCTGCCTCTATAAAGTTTCTCTCTGTCCTGTGAAGgggtaaaaaaaagaatcatcatttggtctaattatcaTACTTCGTCTATTGACCCTTTGGGCGAATataaatttgtctttttttatcacTGGGCGTATGGGTGGTGGTTGGAGattgattgcccccccccccccccatcccccgaaaaaaggaaaaatcagtCGCTGACATAAACCTATGATTTTCCCCTATATGCCTACTCTCTGAGGGTTAGGTCCAGAATTTGCAAGACTTGGAGGGGcactttttcaaacaaaattgacaagcaaatactttttttaatgggtGCATGTAGACCAATTGGGgaccaagcccccccccccccgatctgtATCGGCTCATAGATCCCTTTTTTATTGCTCTACCTGGTCGACGAAGGCGAATCCTGTTTGCTTGATCTTTgagaagattaaaaaaaaaacaatcaggGACTTACCCCTTTTCAATAGTCAAATTATCCGAATTCGCCGTCTTGGATTTTTCAGTTTCCGGATAGAAGAGTTTAGAGACGGCTAGAGCAGCAGGTGCGGACATAACCGAGGCGGATACCAGATGAGCCGCGCTGATACCGCTCAGAACATACGCCCCCAGGACGCTACCGGCGATGGTGGCAAAACCTCCGGTCATAACCGCGTGGATTTCTGACCGCGTCATGTCCTTCAGAAACGGACGGATGAGCAGCGGTGCTTCGGTCTGTAAACAACACATAGAGTGAAATACATGAAGATTACAATGTACATTCAGAAATAAGGTGATAATGTCGAcattgatgatggtgacgacgataatgatggttgtggtggtggggtgccaggggtgatgatgatgttggtgatattgattattgataatgtcgatgatgattctgatgctgatgagatgatgatgctgatgataatgatatgatgattatgaatggtgatgatgatgttgatgatgatgataatgaagatgatggtgatgacgataatgaggagaattatgatgatggtggtgatggtaatggtgatgataatcatAGTGTATGATTGCAGTACTCGTAGTggtattggtggtggtggtagtggtataATGATAGCGATTTAATGACTCTTCTTAGCCTGGCTTGTGAAATAGTGTCCCTCTCAAGTTATTTCAGGAATATGCGGTATTTTCCAACTCAATCCATTAGAAAATGTAACTAAATGAATTTATATACCTGTCCGATGAATATATTCCCAGCTGCATTAAGAGACTCTGAGGCTGATGTTCTCATTGTTCTTTGCATTAACCAGGCTAGCTTCCTAATCACAAACTGCATTGCACCAATATAGTACAGAATTGAGATAGCACTGCTAAAATAGATAATGATGGGTAGTAcctagaagaaaaataaataaatataaatgagatagctacatgtatctatgaAAGTCCATCTTATGTTGCGAGAAACTAATTTTCCATGTGAGGTCCGGTCAGATAATTCACTAATGGCTTTTCCATTAGCCGCCTTGCATGTTTTGATTTCCAACTGTTTGAGTTGGCATTTTGCATATTGCTTTGTCTTACAAACATTTTAATCACTGCAGATTAATTATGAGTATTTTAATTAGGTATCCAACAGGTGTCAGCACTTGATTTCGATTGAAAGAACATTCACTCGTATAAACGAACGACATATTCACTCCTGACATGGAGAATATGTTGCCCATCACTGAAATGGAAATGCATTgttcattttaatttcaaacatGGCAATGTACATCTTATAAACGATTATCTGCttcaattattgatttattcaaacGTAATTACAGTATTATACCTGAGTATTACAAAGATactcagaaaaaaattatgtaaattcataacaaaaacaaGTACAAGTGATCTAAACATAGAAAAAGTTCTGTAACCTAAACTTAGACTTTTAAagcttgattggttgaaataACATTACACCGATTTCGCATCTTTTGTTATGTCCGAGTCATCGGCTTACCGCGAAAGCAAAATAATGTTCGTTGTAGTCTTCCCCGAACAGGAAGAGGGAACCAGCGCTAGAGAACCCAAGGAAGGCCTGGACCACGTTACCAATCCATTGAAAGAGAACATAGCCAGGATAGGTCCGTAGGATCAGGATCCCGAAGACGAACTGTAGGACCAGTCCCCAGATGACAGGCCTCCATTTCACCTAGGGCATTATGTAAAGAGGATAATAAATTATTCTGAAAGGTGTACCCTAAGAA encodes:
- the LOC129283394 gene encoding solute carrier family 28 member 3-like isoform X2, whose product is MNDNGSACDSLTTRKPESNGVEPIEPEMKDKLNFDLEDGKSRDQCKDDENENFQMTLWKHIYRITDRIAVVLKQNRTIIVNTIKTVLLLLFSAYLIYACIYDFEEAFVVLIITSLVLLSATYALVRDTKGDVIFTKCLHPMWLMMVRGVEKTKWILAFLAVIGFGIILFFLTRDNPIQLISFGGLVIFITLLYVFSKYPERVKWRPVIWGLVLQFVFGILILRTYPGYVLFQWIGNVVQAFLGFSSAGSLFLFGEDYNEHYFAFAVLPIIIYFSSAISILYYIGAMQFVIRKLAWLMQRTMRTSASESLNAAGNIFIGQTEAPLLIRPFLKDMTRSEIHAVMTGGFATIAGSVLGAYVLSGISAAHLVSASVMSAPAALAVSKLFYPETEKSKTANSDNLTIEKGTERNFIEAAASGASTAIPLVLNIAANLVAFISLLALVNALLSYFGGLVGYPQLTFEVICSYVFMPVAFIMGVEWADCRLVAELIGIKTFVNEFVAYDKLATFIDNRETGAGPTLSERSEVIATYALCGFANISSIGVQLGGLAPLAPSRKPDLAAVVIRALIAGTAACFMTACIAGVLYVPEEVISGNSTTPTPMTTIY
- the LOC129283394 gene encoding solute carrier family 28 member 3-like isoform X1, whose protein sequence is MNKVKADDSSTNSQAFDNEAFDDIALGTMNDNGSACDSLTTRKPESNGVEPIEPEMKDKLNFDLEDGKSRDQCKDDENENFQMTLWKHIYRITDRIAVVLKQNRTIIVNTIKTVLLLLFSAYLIYACIYDFEEAFVVLIITSLVLLSATYALVRDTKGDVIFTKCLHPMWLMMVRGVEKTKWILAFLAVIGFGIILFFLTRDNPIQLISFGGLVIFITLLYVFSKYPERVKWRPVIWGLVLQFVFGILILRTYPGYVLFQWIGNVVQAFLGFSSAGSLFLFGEDYNEHYFAFAVLPIIIYFSSAISILYYIGAMQFVIRKLAWLMQRTMRTSASESLNAAGNIFIGQTEAPLLIRPFLKDMTRSEIHAVMTGGFATIAGSVLGAYVLSGISAAHLVSASVMSAPAALAVSKLFYPETEKSKTANSDNLTIEKGTERNFIEAAASGASTAIPLVLNIAANLVAFISLLALVNALLSYFGGLVGYPQLTFEVICSYVFMPVAFIMGVEWADCRLVAELIGIKTFVNEFVAYDKLATFIDNRETGAGPTLSERSEVIATYALCGFANISSIGVQLGGLAPLAPSRKPDLAAVVIRALIAGTAACFMTACIAGVLYVPEEVISGNSTTPTPMTTIY